The following are encoded together in the Lathyrus oleraceus cultivar Zhongwan6 chromosome 3, CAAS_Psat_ZW6_1.0, whole genome shotgun sequence genome:
- the LOC127127853 gene encoding ABC transporter B family member 15, with protein sequence MGDVDQKKEKEKNTNGSIWSIFMHADTQDWFLMILGTIGAIGEGFTTPLVLLISSRMMNNYGTSSTTDGDIFIHNINKNAMAWFYLACASFVVCFFEGYCWTRTSGRQAAKMRCRYLKAVLRQDVAYFDLQVTSTSEIITSVSNDTLLIQDVLSEKVPNFLMNISLFIASYIMPFIMLWRLAIVAFPFSFLLVIPGLIYGKTLLSLSRKIREEYNQAGTVAEQALSSIRTVYSFVGEHKSMNAFSKALEGTVELGLKQGLAKGFAIGSNGFVFAIWAFLCYYGSKMVMYHGAQGGTVFAVGASITVGGLALGASLSNMKYFSEAMTAGERIKGVIERVPKIDSNSTKGEILESVSGEVEFDNVEFSYPTRLETIILKKFCLKIPAGKTVALVGESGSGKSTVVSLLQRFYDPTGGEIRLDGVVINKLKIKWLRSMMGLVSQEPALFATSIKENIMFGKEDATEDEIVEAAKICNAHDFISLLPSGYNTQVGERGVQLSGGQKQRIAIARAIIKKPRILLLDEATSALDTESERLVQQALDNATTGCTAVIIAHRLSTIRNADIVAVVHGGEVTEIGSHDELLQNDNNLYASLVRLQQTMTESEETVTTTFTKEKTASPVVNPTNLVEDKINTNSYNNVSLSNNDVATDNTVSFWRLLAFNAPEWKQAVLGSLNAMVFGAVQPTFAFTLGSMISVYFYTDHEEIKNKTRVYSLVFFGFSLITLVVNIGQHYNFAYMGEYLTKRVRESMLSKILTFEVGWFDQDENSSGAVSSRLANDVNVVRSLVGDRMSLLVQTFSAVAIAYTMGLIISWRLTLVTIATQPVVIACFYTKGVLLKSLSSKSIKAQQQSSKLASEAVSNLRTITAFSSQDRILQMLEEAQQGPIQENFRQAWFAGLGLGFSQFLMSCSWVLNYWYGGKLLADGKITKKALFESFMVVVSTGRVIGEAGSMTKDIVKGADTVSSIFAILDRRTKIEPDNPDRFKPVTLTGQIEFNDVHFAYPARPNVIIFQGFSIKIEAGKSTALVGQSGSGKSTIVGLIERFYDPLKGSVTIDDMNIKSYNLKSLRKHIALVSQEPTLINGTIRDNIAYGTTCEKIDEVEIIEAARVANAHDFIASLQDGYETWCGDKGVQLSGGQKQRIAIARAMLKNPKVLLLDEATSALDNNSEKVVQEALDKVMVGRTSVVVAHRLSTIQNCDVIAVLDKGKMVEIGTHKTLLANGPSGAYYSLVKLQTKHAASTD encoded by the exons ATGGGTGATGTGGATCAGAaaaaggaaaaggagaagaaCACGAATGGTTCAATATGGTCCATTTTCATGCATGCTGATACGCAAGATTGGTTCCTTATGATTTTAGGTACCATTGGAGCTATTGGTGAAGGCTTTACTACCCCTTTGGTTTTGCTTATTAGTAGTCGCATGATGAATAATTATGGAACTTCATCTACCACTGATGGAGACATTTTCATCCATAATATCAATAAg AATGCAATGGCTTGGTTCTATTTGGCTTGTGCATcttttgttgtttgtttcttTG AGGGTTATTGTTGGACGAGGACAAGTGGAAGACAAGCTGCAAAAATGAGATGCAGATATTTGAAAGCAGTTCTCAGACAAGATGTTGCTTACTTTGATTTACAAGTCACAAGTACTTCCGAGATTATCACTAGCGTCTCCAATGACACTCTTTTAATTCAAGATGTTCTTAGCGAAAAG GTTCCAAATTTTTTGATGAACATTTCACTGTTCATTGCAAGCTACATAATGCCTTTTATAATGCTATGGAGATTGGCAATAGTAGCATTTCCATTTAGTTTTCTTCTAGTGATCCCTGGATTAATATATGGCAAGACATTGTTGAGTTTATCAAGAAAGATCAGAGAAGAGTATAATCAAGCTGGTACAGTTGCGGAACAAGCATTATCTTCTATCAGAACTGTTTATTCTTTTGTGGGAGAGCATAAATCCATGAATGCTTTCTCTAAAGCTCTAGAAGGTACTGTGGAGTTGGGTTTAAAACAAGGATTAGCGAAAGGTTTCGCCATTGGAAGCAATGGTTTTGTGTTTGCTATTTGGGCTTTCTTGTGCTATTATGGTAGCAAAATGGTTATGTATCATGGTGCTCAAGGAGGGACAGTTTTTGCAGTTGGAGCAAGCATAACGGTCGGTGGATT AGCATTAGGAGCTAGTTTATCCAACATGAAGTATTTCTCTGAAGCAATGACGGCCGGTGAAAGAATCAAAGGAGTGATAGAAAGAGTTCCGAAGATAGATTCTAACAGCACAAAAGGAGAAATATTAGAAAGCGTTTCCGGGGAAGTGGAATTTGACAATGTAGAATTTTCATACCCAACAAGACTAGAAACAATTATCCTTAAAAAATTCTGTCTCAAGATTCCAGCAGGAAAAACGGTTGCATTGGTTGGTGAAAGTGGCTCGGGAAAATCAACAGTTGTATCATTGTTGCAGAGATTTTATGATCCAACTGGTGGAGAGATACGTCTCGATGGAGTGGTTATTAATAAGTTAAAGATTAAATGGCTTAGATCGATGATGGGTTTGGTTAGTCAAGAACCTGCTTTGTTTGCGACAAGCATTAAAGAGAATATAATGTTTGGTAAAGAAGATGCTACTGAGGATGAGATTGTTGAAGCTGCTAAAATTTGTAATGCTCATGATTTCATTTCTTTGCTTCCTTCTGGTTACAATACTCAG GTAGGAGAAAGAGGGGTTCAACTATCAGGTGGTCAAAAACAAAGGATAGCAATTGCAAGAGCAATAATTAAAAAACCACGAATCCTTCTTTTAGACGAAGCAACCAGTGCATTAGATACCGAGTCCGAACGACTTGTTCAACAAGCACTCGACAATGCAACCACAGGTTGCACCGCCGTCATCATTGCTCATCGTCTCTCCACAATCCGAAATGCCGACATTGTTGCTGTCGTGCACGGTGGAGAAGTTACTGAAATTGGTTCACATGACGAACTTCTCCAAAACGATAACAACCTCTACGCCTCCCTCGTCCGTCTTCAACAAACCATGACAGAATCAGAAGAAACCGTTACAACTACTTTCACAAAAGAGAAAACCGCGTCCCCGGTGGTGAATCCTACAAATTTGGTTGAAGATAAAATCAATACTAACAGCTACAATAATGTTAGTCTTAGTAACAACGATGTTGCTACTGATAATACAGTGTCGTTTTGGAGATTACTTGCATTCAATGCTCCAGAATGGAAGCAAGCAGTTTTGGGGAGTTTGAATGCGATGGTGTTTGGTGCAGTTCAACCTACTTTTGCATTTACCCTAGGATCAATGATATCTGTGTATTTTTATACAGATCATGAGGAGATAAAAAACAAGACTAGGGTTTATTCACTTGTGTTTTTCGGTTTTTCGTTGATAACTTTGGTGGTCAATATTGGACAACACTATAACTTTGCTTACATGGGAGAGTACTTGACTAAACGTGTAAGAGAGAGCATGCTTTCTAAAATACTCACTTTTGAAGTTGGATGGTTTGATCAAGATGAAAATTCTAGTGGTGCTGTTTCTTCTCGACTTGCCAATGATGTTAATGTG GTGAGGTCATTAGTTGGTGATAGAATGTCTTTGTTGGTACAAACTTTTTCAGCAGTTGCAATAGCATACACTATGGGTTTAATCATTTCATGGAGGCTCACACTTGTTACCATTGCTACTCAACCAGTCGTAATAGCTTGTTTTTACACAAAAGGTGTTTTACTCAAAAGCCTTTCAAGCAAGTCTATTAAGGCCCAACAACAAAGTAGTAAGTTAGCTTCTGAGGCTGTTTCAAATCTTAGAACCATTACTGCATTTTCATCTCAAGATAGAATACTCCAAATGCTTGAAGAGGCTCAACAAGGCCCAATTCAAGAAAATTTTCGACAAGCGTGGTTTGCTGGTCTTGGGCTTGGGTTTTCACAATTCCTCATGTCTTGTTCTTGGGTGTTAAATTATTGGTATGGCGGGAAGCTTTTGGCGGATGGGAAGATAACGAAGAAAGCATTGTTTGAGAGTTTTATGGTTGTGGTGAGTACGGGGCGGGTTATAGGTGAAGCCGGAAGCATGACTAAAGATATTGTCAAAGGTGCAGATACCGTGAGCTCGATCTTTGCCATTCTAGATCGGCGCACAAAAATCGAACCAGACAATCCGGATAGGTTTAAGCCCGTTACTTTAACCGGCCAAATAGAGTTTAACGACGTGCATTTCGCATACCCTGCTAGGCCTAATGTGATTATATTTCAAGGTTTTTCAATTAAAATTGAAGCGGGAAAATCGACAGCATTAGTAGGTCAAAGTGGTTCAGGAAAGTCGACGATCGTAGGATTAATAGAGAGATTCTATGATCCACTAAAAGGAAGTGTGACAATAGATGATATGAACATAAAATCATATAACCTAAAGTCACTAAGAAAACACATAGCACTTGTGAGTCAAGAGCCAACATTGATCAATGGAACCATAAGGGACAACATTGCATATGGAACAACATGTGAGAAAATTGATGAAGTTGAGATCATAGAGGCAGCAAGAGTAGCCAATGCTCATGATTTCATAGCTAGTTTGCAAGATGGGTATGAGACATGGTGTGGAGACAAAGGGGTCCAACTTTCAGGGGGACAAAAACAAAGGATAGCAATAGCTAGGGCTATGTTAAAGAATCCAAAAGTTTTGCTACTAGATGAGGCAACAAGTGCACTGGATAACAATTCAGAGAAAGTGGTGCAAGAAGCATTGGATAAGGTGATGGTTGGAAGGACAAGTGTGGTTGTGGCACATAGGTTGAGTACAATACAAAATTGTGATGTCATTGCTGTTTTGGATAAAGGGAAAATGGTTGAGATTGGAACTCACAAAACTTTGTTGGCTAATGGACCTTCCGGTGCTTATTACTCTTTGGTAAAGCTTCAAACTAAACATGCAGCCTCAACTGATTGA